CTGCCCCACTACCTCAGAGCAGCGATTATCGCGTCGATCCGTACAACGGCTCATTCTACAACAATGCCCATACCGTCTGGTCCTCGCCTAGGTCCGGTTTCTCCATTAGCACCCTGCAATGGCCGTCTCGTGAGCTTGTTGCGAACAGCCTGGCGGCGATTCGCGGCTTCAAGCTCAGGGAGTCGGCGCCGGGTATTGCGGCCCGCATTTTTATCGACATGCTCGGCGGACTGCCTGAAGCTCACATGCTTTGCCATGCGCCTTTGCTGCGACTTCTCGAGGAGATGGCGGCGCGGCAAGGCTTTCCTTGGTACAAAGCTGGCCTTCGACGACGGGGGATCGAAGTGTCGCCGATTGATGCGGTGGGAGGGTCCATCGATGAGCTCCCAGAGCGCTCTTTCCATGAGTTCAAACGAGTTCTCGGAAACAGTGATTTTGCGTCAAGATACTGGTTAGCGTGGGCAGAGAGGGCGAACGTACTAATCAAGGGGTTCCCGCTACAATGTCCGAACTGCGGTGCGAAGCAATGGATACCCGTCGGCAATTTCTCGCCCCCGATCGTCTGCCGAGGATGTACGGTCATCATTGAACGCCCTTTCGGTGACCGTACCTCCGTCGATTTCAAGTATCGATTGAGTGAGCAGGTGCGGCGCGTGTACGAGAGTGATGGAATGGGGCACATTCTCGTTGCTCGCTTCTTCTCTTTCCTATTCGACTTCGGCAGTCGTAGCGAGCTCATCGGCCTGCACCCCGGTATGAGCGTGAACCCGTCAAATGGCGGAGACGAGTTGGGCGAGGCCGACCTGCTGATGCTCACCCGCGGTGGGGACTTCGTACCCATCGAGGTGAAGCGAACTGCGTCTGGATTTACGCCGACGGAACTGGCTAAACTCTCTGCTCTGGCTGGAACGCTTAAGGCTCCTTGGAGTGGAGTCGCTGCTTGCCAGTACCGGTCCGAGGTAGATCTGGGTATGGACGAGTCGCTAGCGCTATTTAACAGTGATGGTTCTTATGATCGTGTATGGCTGACCTACGATCAGCTGCTTGAGGAGCATCCGATCTGGGCGTTAGGTGGTGATCCGTTCGAGTTGCGCTCGATGTCGCGAGACGAAATTGATGTCAGGGAGGCCGCCTTCGTTACGATGTTGGTGACGCGGGCAAAGGAGAATCAGGGCGACTGGCTGACTTATTCCATGCTGCGAAGGAGAGGTGACAGCGCCATCGACCGAGGCGAATGACACAGATGGCGTATGACTCAGTCACCGGCGACATCGTCGGCGTTTGGATCTACGATGCGCGAGTGGGGACGCCGGACCAAGACGCGCAGCACCTCGCCAGGTTCGTGCGCGGAGGCGAGCGGCGGTTCATCTACGGCGCACGGCGTCACGGCGCACCTGGGCTTGTACTACTTCCCGAGAGAGCAGCCGAGGCCCGACGGGCACCGACGAAGAGCGAGCTGATGTGTCCGGTGCCAGGCTGCCCGATGCCGGACTTCACCACGGTCGACCGGAGCAGGGCGGGTCGGCGGGATGGGTACCGACACCTGGCAACGAGTGTCGATCACGGCGCGGAGCGGATGCACCACGTGCTCGCGAAGGGGCTCCTGGCCCGGTGGGCCCGATGGGCGGTGCCCGGGGCCACCGGTATCGAGGAACACCCGTCGAATGATGCCCGCGAGCGGATCGCTGACGTCATGGTAAGACTGCCCGGTGGGGCGCAGTTCGCGCTCGAGGTGCAGTACTCCGCGCTCAGCGTTGAGGCGTGGCGAGAACGGCACGAGTCCTACCGGCGCGACGGCATCATCGATGTGTGGCTCTTCGGCCACGCCGGCGCACAGTCACGGTGGCGAGACGGGGTGATGTACCTCAACGCTACCCAGCGGGAGATCGCGGCGTCAGGGGCACCGGTGCTTTGGATCAACCCGCTCACGGAGGAGGTCGCGTACGCGACGAGCACGGCGTGGTCGAGCGGGCGCGCGACGATCATTCCGCTGGAGGAGGGTCCGCTTCGCGTCGTGCCGCTGACGCAGTGGCGACTCCTTGAGGACGGGATGTTCACGCGGGAGCTCGTCGAACTCAGGGACACCACCGTTGCGCACCTGGCCCGTGAGGCAGCGGCCTCTGTCGCGCGGGCCGCCGACGAGGCCGCTCGACAGGCGTTGCGAGAGCAGATCGTCGTGGCACGGGAGCGCGATCACGAAGCGTGGTTGGCGAGCAGCGAGCGGGCTGCCGCGATGGCCGCGGTGGGGGGAGTGGCCAACGTGGCTCGCCGGCGAGGACCCGGTCGGTTCGCGGGTCTCGGGCGAGCGCTGGCGCTGGTTCCTCTGGTCGGAGGTGATCCGGCCAATCGCGAAGGATGAGCGCGTTCGCTCAAGCGACCTGCTCGCGAAGCTGGTCACACGATTTGGCGACGTCGTTGGGGTCGTCAAGCCAGGCGCACCGGGGGGATCCCTACGAGCGGCTGTGATCGCCATGCTGAGCGCGATGCAGCGGCCGAGCCTGGCGTCCCGGCATGAGCAGAAGCGCTTCGGTGTGAAGCGTTTCTGGTTCACGAGGGGCAGCGTTCGCGAGCCGCTGACGCCAGAGCAGCGTGCGGAGGTCATGCGGCGGGCGTCGGAGCGCGAGGCGAGCCTTGCTGGCGGCAGCGGAAGCACGACGTCGAGTACCGACTACCGGCGCGGCCCTGGCGCGTTCACGGGCAGCTCTCGGCGACTGCTCCCCGACCTGTCGCCTGTGTCGTCGACCTTCAGGGTGCCGGGACCGGGCGAACGCGCGTGCGCGCGCTGTGGGCTCCCGGTCGCGACGTTCCTCGTCGAACAGGGACTGCTGACGCATCCTGTGTGCTCGCGCTGAGTCGGGTTCGCGCGACGGGCGGCGGCGGTGTGGGCGGGTGCTCACGCCCGAACGCTCAGTGCGCGGCGTCATACGCATCGCGCACGGTCTGCGCGATGCGTATGACGGCTGGAAACCTCCCAGGGGCGGCCGTCTTCCCGCCCGGGCCGGCGAATCCGATCGTGACGTCCTCCCACGAGGCGAAGAGCGGATGCGGGTCGGGCTCGTCTGGTAGTCCGGTCAAGCTCGGCGCGACGACGACCGCATCACACCTGATCGTTGCGAAGCCGCTGTTCTACTCGGCCGTGGACGATGTCCGTATAGCCAGACCGCTCGATCTCTCGCCGGATGAGGAGTCTGATGGACATGCCGGCATCATGCTGACGGTCCCACCAGTCGAGCACTGAGGTGTCGACCTTCGGGATCGAGATCCGCTTGCGCTCGGACGTGCCGTCCGCGGCTTCCATCTTCGCCATCATGTCCTGTTCCGATCGGGGATTCGCTCCCCAGTCTCCTGTCCTTCTTGGGCGACGTCGACCTGACGGGCCGGACTGATCCTGTTTGGCGCTGACATCTCGAGCGAAGAGAGCCACGGCGGAGAGTGTTGCCACCGAGATCGATCAGGGTCCTTCGTCATGTCAACGGCGTAAGCCGCACACGCCGGCCGACGGTCAGACCCTCTGGCGACCTAGGACATGAGCGTGGACGAGGCAAGCGTTCCCCTGGTCTCGAGGCGGTTCAACTGCTCGATCAGGCGTTCTCGTGAGATCGAGTACAGCCGTGGCTCCTGAATTGCCGAGCCCACGCGGTGAACCACCTCGTAGCCGCGCTTCTCCACGGGAGCGAGGAACATCGCGACACTAGATGGAAGCTCGAAGTACCACGTGTCGTACAATCGCGCCGGCCCGAGGTGGCCGCGTCGCAGCGAAAGCCATCCTCGTAGCACCAGTACTTCGTCGAGTGCGCTGTCCAACCCGAGTTCGTAGTCGTCGTCATCGAATTCAGCATCGATTCCGTCTTCGAAGTTCATCGGTGTTCCTTCTGAGAGTTTGCAGTCGTCATTATGGAGGCCGAGCACAGAGGTGTCGCCGGCCACTGGGGACCGCTTCGCGGTCTCCCGCTTAATCGCCGACGTCGTCAATACCCAGGCGTCGAAGCGCGGGCCCGTACGCCTCGATCTGAGACAGGAAGACAAGCTCGACCCAGTCGGAGATGTTGCCCCGCTCCTCGTCGGTCAGGTGCTCCCAAGAGCCGAAGGTGGCTCTGCCGGATGTCCGCAAATGCCCCGTGACTACTCGAGCGGTTTCTTGGATGTGAACTTGACGAAAATTGATCTCTTCTGAGCTGAGCGATGCGCTCACCAGGCATCCCTGCTATCGATAAGATTCAGGACCGCGGACACCGCGCCGCCCGCCCGTAACCACTGAGAAGGGGGCGTGGCGATGGCCGCCCGCAACGGGTCTTGTGGAGTCGCCATAAACGCCGCGTCGCTCTGCCAACCAGCTCCGTCGGCCTCGAGGGACTCAAAAATCTCTGGAAGGTTGCGAATCGTCTTCGTCGGCGGATTGCGCGGGTCGAACTGCCAGTCGGGGAAACGCAGTTCCTCATTTAGCTTGATAGGAATCAGGTGTCGACTTGCGACTCGGCGAATAAGCTCCTCGTCATCGATCTGGAGGAAGGCTTTCGTCTCGTCAACGGAAAGGGTGGCGCAGACCGAGTTGAGCCACGTCTTAACGATCTTCAGGTGCAGGTCACCCCGGCCGATTGTCCTTGCTTCTTCGCGGATGGGGATCCCCAAGCTGGACGCCACGCCCTCGAGGAGGAGCTTCCAATCGTCGGCGGACAGAGATGGATCGGCTGGCTGCATCGATCGCATGTACTGCGTCAGCGCTTCGACAAGCCATGTGCCGTCAACCTCGAGCCGAGCGACGGCCTGCGCGAAGCGCTCAATCGCCTCCCTTGTTGGCAGGTGCGAGGGAGCGGCTGGCGGCTCTGAGTGACCTTGCATGGGCTGCAGCTTGCACGCTCAAGCCGGGTGCTGTCCAGTGCGCCGAAATTGGTTCTGATCTGGGCTTCTTATTTTCCCCACGTATACGAGGAAAAAACGCTCCGAAGCCATCGAGAGACGCTCCGGTGATCAGCCGCGAGGCGCACTCGTCGACTCACGAGGATTGGCCGGCGGTGCGGTTGCTGTAGCGGCAAGCGCTGGGTCGACCGAATAGCTGCGATAACTGTGATTCTCGTCGGCTTGGATCCGACCCCTTGAAGTGACATGAGGCTGAGCTGTTGCGGCCGAGTGCGGGCCGGGATCGTCCGCTTGGCAGCCCAAGATGTCGCGCGTCCGCAGACGGATGCTCCTGCTGTCGGGGACGCTCGTGGAGGCTCGGGGCCTACCGTCAGCGGTGTGAACGACGACGAGCGTGAGGCCCTGCAGTGGCTCACCGTCGAGGAGCTTGCCGCGCGGCGCAGACGGCTGGTGCGTGACTACGACAGGGAGATCCGAGGAGGACACCCGGAGGCCCAGCGGATCGCGAGCATCGAAGCGGATGCGGAGGCGATTGCGGCCGTTCAGAAGCAGCGCCGCGAACTCTGATCGAACGTATGTTCGATTGAGTGCGATGATGGGGCGATGGGACAGAACCGCAGGCACGGCACCGACGTCTCGCGGAACGCGATCAACGAGTCCCTGACGAGGCCTTCGCCGGTCTCGCTGTCCGAAGACGAGATCGGCCCGATGCCGGTCGTCGACGTCGTCGACGGGGACACCGTGGACGTCTGGCTCAGGTTCGTCGAGGTGCGCGTGCGGGAGCGGGCGGTCGTGACCGGCTACACGGACCGCGCCGTGCGGGTGGAGGTCTCCAGGCGCGACGGCTCGACGTACCG
The sequence above is drawn from the Curtobacterium sp. MR_MD2014 genome and encodes:
- a CDS encoding competence protein CoiA family protein; amino-acid sequence: MPDFTTVDRSRAGRRDGYRHLATSVDHGAERMHHVLAKGLLARWARWAVPGATGIEEHPSNDARERIADVMVRLPGGAQFALEVQYSALSVEAWRERHESYRRDGIIDVWLFGHAGAQSRWRDGVMYLNATQREIAASGAPVLWINPLTEEVAYATSTAWSSGRATIIPLEEGPLRVVPLTQWRLLEDGMFTRELVELRDTTVAHLAREAAASVARAADEAARQALREQIVVARERDHEAWLASSERAAAMAAVGGVANVARRRGPGRFAGLGRALALVPLVGGDPANREG